In the genome of Amia ocellicauda isolate fAmiCal2 chromosome 3, fAmiCal2.hap1, whole genome shotgun sequence, one region contains:
- the kbtbd8 gene encoding kelch repeat and BTB domain-containing protein 8: MAAGGETGKLLQVQNGIPANTNYNGMDPLHACNILQQLKSMFDEGQLTDIVVEVDHGKTFSCHRNVLAAISPYFRSMFTSGLTESTQKEVKIVGVESESMHLVLDYAYTSKVTLSESNVQALFTAASIFQIPSLQDQCAQFMISRVDPQNCIGVFMFADAYGHQELKEKSQDYIRKKFLCVVKEQEFLHLTKDQLVSILKNDDLNVEKEEHVYDSIIKWLEYDRERREMDLADVFAKCIRLPLLDEAFLKKIPPTFAQALAKDWTDKGKSNGTTGCQQRLGMTASEMIICFDAAHKHSGKKQTVPCLDTVTGKVFKLCKPPNDLREVGILVSSENDIYIAGGYRPSNSEVSIDHRAESDFWMYEHAGNRWLPKFPMLRARIGCRLVHCCGKLYALGGRVYEGDGRNALKSVECYDTRDNCWTAVCPMPVAMEFHSAVEYKDRIYVLQGEYFFCYDPHKDYWGHLTPMTIPRTQGLAALYKNSIYYIAGICRNHQRTFTVEVYDIEQNTWTQKKDLPFDQATSPYIKVMLLYDKLHLFVRATQVTVEEHVFRTSRKNSLYQYDDEADQWKKVYETPDRLWDLGRHFECIVAKLYPQCLQKVL, encoded by the exons ATGGCTGCCGGTGGAG aaacaggCAAGCTTTTACAAGTACAGAATGGGATTCCTGCGAACACAAACTACAATGGAATGGACCCCCTCCATGCATGTAACATTCTCCAGCAGCTTAAATCAATGTTTGATGAAGGGCAACTGACCGATATTGTGGTAGAAGTGGATCATGGAAAAACCTTCTCCTGTCACAGAAATGTTCTTGCAGCAATTAGTCCTTATTTCAg GTCTATGTTCACTAGTGGCCTTACTGAAAGCACCCAGAAAGAAGTGAAGATTGTGGGAGTCGAGTCCGAATCCATGCATCTTGTACTAGACTACGCATATACCTCTAAAGTCACACTATCAGAGTCAAACGTCCAGGCTCTGTTTACTGCAGCTAGCATCTTCCAAATACCATCCCTGCAGGACCAATGTGCCCAGTTTATGATCAGCCGTGTGGATCCTCAGAACTGTATCGGGGTCTTTATGTTTGCGGATGCGTATGGACATCAGGAGCTCAAAGAGAAGTCTCAAGACTACATCCGCAAAAAGTTCCTTTGTGTTGTCAAAGAACAAGAGTTCCTCCACTTGACTAAAGATCAGCTTGTGAGCATACTCAAAAATGATGATCTGAACGTAGAAAAAGAAGAACATGTGTATGACAGCATCATTAAGTGGCTAGAAtatgacagagagagaagagagatggATCTTGCAGACGTGTTCGCCAAATGCATTCGGCTACCTCTACTGGATGAggcatttttaaagaaaatcccTCCTACATTTGCACAGGCTTTAGCTAAGGACTGGACAGACAAAGGGAAGTCTAATGGTACCACCGGCTGCCAACAGAGGCTGGGAATGACTGCTTCGGAAATGATCATATGCTTTGATGCGGCTCATAAACACTCAGGAAAGAAACAAACCGTGCCTTGTCTAGATACTGTCACAGGGAAAGTGTTCAAGCTATGCAAACCACCAAACGACCTGAGAGAAGTGGGGATTTTGGTATCATCCGAGAATGACATTTATATCGCAGGTGGTTACAGACCAAGCAATAGTGAGGTCTCCATAGACCATAGAGCTGAGAGTGATTTCTGGATGTATGAGCATGCAGGAAATCGGTGGTTGCCCAAGTTTCCCATGCTTAGAGCACGGATAGGTTGCAGACTAGTCCACTGCTGTGGCAAACTGTATGCACTAGGAGGACGAGTTTACGAGGGGGATGGACGCAATGCGCTCAAATCTGTGGAGTGCTATGACACTAGAGACAACTGCTGGACTGCTGTATGCCCAATGCCAGTTGCGATGGAGTTTCACAGCGCAGTTGAATATAAGGATCGGATCTATGTTTTGCAAG GTGAATACTTCTTCTGCTATGACCCTCACAAGGACTACTGGGGCCATTTGACTCCCATGACCATTCCTAGAACCCAAGGACTTGCAGCGCTGTACAAAAACTCCATCTACTACATAGCTGGTATCTGTAGAAATCACCAGCGTACCTTCACAGTGGAAGTCTATGACATCGAACAAAATACTTGGACTCAAAAGAAAGACCTTCCATTCGACCAGGCTACCAGCCCTTACATTAAAGTGATGCTTCTCTATGACAAATTGCATTTATTCGTGAGGGCTACCCAAGTCACTGTAGAAGAGCATGTATTTCGAACCAGTCGAAAAAATTCACTGTACCAGTACGACGACGAGGCAGACCAGTGGAAGAAAGTGTACGAAACACCTGATCGGCTTTGGGATCTTGGCCGCCATTTTGAATGCATTGTTGCCAAACTCTATCCACAGTGTCTTCAGAAAGTCCTGTGA